A genome region from Flavobacterium sp. CFS9 includes the following:
- a CDS encoding SMI1/KNR4 family protein, with protein sequence MIDHKILSQIDRVKKKLVLAKVADKDLKVFGASSHKYKVGKTISKEQIVSFETEFNLVLPEDYKVFLMHIGNGGISYENSAAGPSYGIFPFGKNLEEFVYGNPKKCFGQECRIYPKMSDEFWKELNKNIEENDDISREDFDEELGKMFAGILPIASQGCAYYYGLVLNGEFKGRVVNIDIDRQKPFFVFESNFLDWYERWLDEIIPENSMANEPDLFRYTLGGLSAYILEVYFSTEDLSIKKECLNGILKKSAVGSEILIVLEEQYKVNSGEIQKTILQMLTKFDYERAKPYLLDFAKENLQAVFQFVFWYAKSKSTDWLEFIKSNIESINDNETFRFCTYLLKEMPIDYGEIIVPFTFGKSESIKVSAYYSLGQLKNKSKYLDVFIAGLNDSSNRVIHTALQALDGVEDRKLLKHYKAIAEKFPKEKDYILANLNHRLKPYGLNNKSIIKADIDF encoded by the coding sequence ATGATCGATCATAAAATTTTAAGCCAGATAGACAGAGTTAAGAAGAAGTTAGTTCTTGCAAAAGTTGCAGATAAAGATTTGAAAGTTTTTGGAGCATCAAGTCATAAATATAAGGTTGGAAAAACGATCAGTAAAGAGCAGATCGTTAGTTTTGAAACAGAGTTTAATCTGGTGCTTCCGGAAGATTACAAAGTATTTCTGATGCACATTGGTAATGGCGGGATTTCGTATGAGAATTCTGCTGCAGGACCCAGTTATGGGATATTTCCGTTTGGTAAAAATTTAGAGGAGTTTGTTTATGGTAATCCAAAAAAATGTTTTGGGCAGGAATGTAGAATTTATCCAAAAATGAGTGATGAATTTTGGAAGGAACTGAATAAAAACATTGAAGAGAATGACGATATATCTCGTGAAGATTTTGATGAGGAACTTGGTAAAATGTTTGCCGGAATATTGCCAATTGCAAGTCAGGGGTGTGCTTATTATTACGGTCTTGTTTTAAATGGAGAATTTAAAGGCAGGGTTGTAAATATTGATATCGACAGGCAGAAACCTTTTTTTGTTTTTGAGTCTAATTTTTTAGACTGGTACGAACGCTGGCTTGATGAAATTATACCTGAAAATAGTATGGCTAATGAGCCTGATTTGTTTCGATATACATTAGGAGGATTGTCCGCTTATATTTTAGAAGTATATTTTTCTACAGAGGATCTTAGTATAAAAAAGGAATGTCTGAACGGAATTTTGAAAAAGAGTGCAGTAGGTTCTGAAATTCTTATTGTTTTAGAAGAGCAGTATAAGGTAAACTCAGGCGAAATTCAGAAAACGATACTTCAGATGCTTACTAAGTTTGATTACGAACGTGCGAAACCTTATTTACTTGATTTTGCAAAAGAAAATTTACAGGCCGTTTTTCAGTTCGTATTTTGGTATGCAAAAAGCAAAAGTACTGATTGGTTAGAGTTTATAAAATCAAATATTGAAAGCATTAACGATAATGAAACTTTTAGATTTTGTACTTATTTGTTGAAGGAAATGCCTATAGATTATGGAGAGATTATTGTCCCGTTTACTTTCGGCAAAAGCGAGAGTATAAAAGTTAGTGCTTATTATTCACTGGGACAATTGAAGAACAAAAGCAAGTATCTGGATGTTTTTATTGCAGGCCTAAACGACAGCTCAAACAGAGTTATTCATACCGCTTTGCAGGCGTTAGATGGAGTAGAAGATCGAAAACTTTTGAAGCATTATAAGGCGATCGCTGAAAAATTTCCAAAAGAAAAAGATTATATTTTAGCAAATCTAAATCACAGATTAAAACCGTATGGTCTCAATAATAAAAGTATTATAAAAGCAGATATTGATTTTTAA
- a CDS encoding serine hydrolase domain-containing protein yields MKKTTITCLIAFITASAFSQTFNSKKLDSLFALLEKNNKYMGSIAISENGKTIYTKSIGFDDIESSKKSSVNTKYRIGSISKTFTASLIFKAVEENKINLNQTIDKYFPTVKNAKKITISNLLNHRSGIHDFTNDDNYLKWNTQFQSKAKMIERISAGDIVFEPDTKGQYSNSNYILLSYILEDIYKKSYGEILSSKITKPLHLKNTYLGGKINIANNECYSYSLDKNWKKESETDMSIPIGAGAVVSNPTDLNLFFENLFAGKIVSIDHLNQMKTIKDQYGMGLFQFPFFERKSYGHTGGIDGFRSVTGYFPTEKLALTLTSNGMGYDNNNIMLCALSSYFNKPFAMPVFSTVEITSATLDLYSGTYGSPQIPLKITISQKDNVLIAQATGQPSFPMEATAVNIFKFDTAGIVLEFNSEKKEMLLKQGGKNYLFTKNKTIKNN; encoded by the coding sequence ATGAAAAAAACCACCATTACCTGTTTAATTGCTTTTATCACAGCGAGCGCTTTTTCTCAAACCTTCAATTCAAAAAAACTTGACAGTCTGTTTGCTCTTTTAGAGAAAAACAACAAATACATGGGAAGCATTGCCATATCGGAAAACGGGAAAACCATTTACACCAAATCTATTGGTTTCGATGATATCGAGAGTTCAAAAAAATCAAGCGTAAACACTAAATACAGAATTGGTTCAATCTCTAAAACATTTACAGCATCCTTGATTTTTAAGGCTGTAGAAGAAAACAAAATCAACTTAAATCAAACCATTGACAAATATTTTCCAACGGTAAAAAATGCCAAAAAAATTACAATCAGCAATTTATTAAATCATAGAAGCGGTATCCACGACTTTACAAACGACGATAATTACTTAAAATGGAATACACAATTTCAATCCAAAGCTAAAATGATAGAACGCATTTCTGCGGGAGATATCGTTTTTGAACCTGATACAAAAGGACAATACAGTAATTCAAATTACATTTTACTATCCTATATCCTGGAAGATATTTACAAAAAATCTTATGGCGAAATTTTAAGCTCAAAAATCACTAAGCCTTTACATCTAAAAAACACTTATCTGGGCGGTAAAATTAACATTGCCAACAACGAATGCTATTCTTATAGCCTTGACAAAAATTGGAAAAAAGAGAGTGAAACGGATATGTCTATTCCGATTGGAGCCGGAGCAGTTGTTTCTAACCCGACTGATTTAAATCTTTTCTTTGAAAATCTTTTTGCCGGAAAAATAGTTTCTATCGATCATTTGAATCAAATGAAAACCATAAAAGATCAATATGGAATGGGGCTGTTTCAGTTTCCTTTTTTCGAAAGAAAGAGCTATGGACATACCGGAGGAATTGATGGTTTCAGATCAGTTACAGGTTATTTTCCAACTGAAAAGCTAGCTCTAACGCTAACTTCAAACGGAATGGGTTATGACAACAACAACATCATGTTGTGCGCTTTGAGCTCGTATTTCAATAAGCCATTTGCAATGCCGGTTTTTAGCACTGTTGAGATCACATCTGCGACCCTGGATTTATATTCTGGAACTTATGGCAGCCCGCAGATTCCATTAAAAATAACCATTTCCCAAAAAGACAATGTTCTAATTGCTCAGGCCACTGGCCAACCTTCTTTTCCTATGGAAGCTACAGCAGTAAATATATTTAAATTTGACACTGCAGGGATTGTTTTAGAATTCAATTCGGAGAAAAAAGAAATGCTTCTGAAACAGGGCGGAAAAAATTATTTGTTTACAAAGAATAAAACCATAAAAAATAACTAA
- a CDS encoding PadR family transcriptional regulator has translation MNETFVTNWKSQVKKGTLTFIILNVLKNQEYYGYELIEQIRKHTEIEIAEGTLYPLMNRLKTEGLVDSKWVEQETGIPRKYYCLTEAGIETLSQMNIYWENLEKSIKKIIQ, from the coding sequence ATGAACGAAACATTTGTAACAAACTGGAAGTCTCAGGTAAAAAAGGGCACTTTAACCTTCATTATCCTTAACGTACTTAAAAATCAGGAGTACTATGGTTATGAACTTATCGAGCAAATAAGAAAGCATACCGAAATAGAAATTGCAGAAGGAACACTTTATCCGTTGATGAATCGATTAAAAACGGAAGGACTTGTAGACTCGAAATGGGTCGAACAGGAAACCGGAATTCCAAGAAAATACTATTGCCTGACCGAAGCCGGAATCGAAACTTTAAGTCAGATGAATATTTATTGGGAAAATCTTGAAAAGTCAATTAAAAAAATCATTCAATGA
- a CDS encoding DUF421 domain-containing protein codes for MLLFPYSDIIFRSIAVYFFMTIALRIFGKKELSQLNTADIILILLISNSVQNAMVGPDTSLWGGLIAALVLFVINFAIKKLTHKYKIINNLLLEKPEILIHDGKLDFKNLSKLDISDEELKEAIREHGLEYFKEVKLAMLEIDGTISIISQDKKSLKQTHYKRKHNRKNLQKQF; via the coding sequence ATGCTGTTATTCCCCTACTCCGATATCATTTTCCGAAGTATTGCCGTCTATTTTTTCATGACTATTGCCTTACGCATCTTCGGAAAAAAAGAGCTTTCGCAATTGAATACTGCCGATATTATTTTGATTTTATTAATCAGCAACTCGGTTCAGAACGCAATGGTGGGTCCTGACACAAGTCTTTGGGGAGGTTTGATTGCCGCTTTGGTTTTATTTGTCATTAATTTTGCAATCAAAAAACTGACTCATAAATACAAAATAATCAACAACTTACTTTTAGAAAAACCGGAAATCTTAATACATGACGGAAAACTGGACTTTAAAAATTTAAGCAAACTTGACATTTCTGACGAAGAACTAAAAGAAGCCATACGTGAACATGGTTTGGAATATTTTAAAGAGGTCAAACTGGCCATGCTGGAAATAGACGGAACCATCAGTATCATTTCTCAGGATAAAAAAAGTCTGAAACAAACACATTACAAACGAAAACACAATCGTAAAAATCTACAAAAACAATTCTAA
- a CDS encoding serine hydrolase domain-containing protein: MKLHLPLFLLFPLFLFAQNDLQKNITREYENGHFSGSVLYFDGKQTQKINKGFSNIQFDVEINDKTRFPIASITKLFTSLAILQLQEKGLIDIKDPVGKFIPELPENCQNILIKDLVTHHSGLENEPVKAVVNKYSIDNYIKEFVKKSPKDTLKFNYNNVDFILLSKTIERITKKDFSKSIEDLILQPLKMTNTGFVKESEVIKNLAYGYHNYSFGKGEKNKPLFNDRRFISNYYGAGALYSTTEDLHKLLIAIRNNELISEKSKNDFLLKPQTDDSGDWISGKPTFGFYYDDKTNIYKRSGNIDGFNSEIITNKNFDKILIILCNTDTADLRDLANKIYFKKQ, from the coding sequence ATGAAACTTCATCTACCACTATTTTTATTATTTCCCTTATTTCTATTTGCACAAAACGATCTTCAGAAAAACATCACCCGGGAATATGAAAACGGGCATTTCAGCGGAAGTGTTTTATACTTTGACGGAAAACAAACACAAAAAATCAACAAAGGTTTTTCAAATATTCAGTTTGATGTAGAAATTAATGACAAAACCCGATTTCCAATTGCATCCATCACAAAACTTTTTACATCGCTTGCCATTTTACAGCTTCAGGAAAAAGGACTAATCGATATCAAAGACCCTGTGGGAAAATTTATTCCTGAACTGCCTGAAAACTGTCAAAATATACTCATTAAAGATTTAGTAACCCATCATTCAGGACTGGAAAACGAACCTGTAAAGGCCGTTGTAAACAAATATTCGATCGACAATTATATAAAAGAATTTGTAAAAAAATCACCAAAGGATACCTTGAAATTCAATTATAACAATGTAGACTTTATCCTCCTTTCTAAAACAATTGAAAGGATTACCAAAAAAGACTTTTCAAAATCAATAGAAGATCTGATTCTCCAGCCCCTAAAAATGACCAACACAGGATTTGTAAAAGAAAGTGAAGTCATCAAAAATTTAGCATACGGTTATCATAACTATTCTTTTGGCAAAGGAGAAAAAAACAAACCTCTTTTTAATGACAGAAGATTCATCTCAAACTATTATGGAGCCGGTGCACTTTACTCTACGACCGAAGACTTACACAAACTCTTAATAGCCATCAGAAATAATGAGCTAATTTCTGAAAAATCAAAAAATGACTTTCTTTTAAAACCACAAACCGACGATTCTGGAGACTGGATTTCCGGAAAACCTACATTTGGATTTTACTATGATGATAAAACAAATATCTATAAGAGAAGTGGCAATATTGACGGTTTTAATTCTGAGATAATTACAAACAAAAATTTCGATAAAATTCTAATAATTCTTTGTAATACGGACACCGCAGACCTACGGGACTTAGCCAACAAAATATATTTCAAGAAACAATAA
- the rimK gene encoding 30S ribosomal protein S6--L-glutamate ligase, whose protein sequence is MLQNKVILGSEEWCSFPELGIPTIKARVDSGAKTSAMHAINIAPFIKNDTNWVKFDINPIQNNIKTIIHCEAPLVDKRIVKSSSGFREHRYVIQTHLKIGDIKWPIEMTLTNRDSMGFRMLLGREAMSGRVLVDPEEKYLLGQPSPEALKELYQNSEKASSGLRIGVLASNPELYSNKRIMEAGEMRGHEMHFLNIKECYMKLDAKTPEIHYRGGKILNQFDAIIPRIRPSITFYGCALTRQFEALKVFTLNSATAITQSRDKLYSLQLLLNSGIDIPTTGFANSPLDTDNLIKMVGGSPLIVKLLEGTQGKGVVLAETKKAAESVINAFKSLNANILVQEFIKEANGKDIRCFVIDGKVVAAIQREAMPGEFRANIHLGGTASVIKVTAEEKKIAIKAAKAMDLKVAGVDIIRSSKGPLLLEVNSSPGLEGIEGATNKDVAGEMIKAIEKNFKL, encoded by the coding sequence ATGCTTCAAAACAAAGTCATTTTAGGTAGCGAAGAATGGTGCTCATTTCCAGAACTAGGAATTCCGACAATCAAGGCCCGCGTGGATTCCGGTGCCAAAACTTCGGCAATGCACGCAATAAACATAGCTCCTTTTATAAAAAATGATACCAATTGGGTAAAATTCGACATTAACCCAATTCAGAATAATATTAAAACCATCATTCATTGTGAAGCTCCGTTGGTTGACAAAAGAATTGTAAAAAGTTCAAGCGGATTTAGAGAACATCGTTATGTAATTCAGACGCATTTAAAAATTGGCGATATCAAATGGCCAATCGAAATGACACTGACGAACAGAGATTCTATGGGCTTCCGAATGCTTTTAGGCCGTGAAGCCATGAGCGGACGTGTACTCGTGGATCCTGAAGAAAAGTATCTTTTAGGACAGCCAAGTCCTGAAGCCTTAAAAGAACTTTATCAAAATTCTGAAAAAGCAAGCTCAGGACTAAGAATCGGAGTTTTAGCCAGTAATCCTGAATTGTACAGCAATAAACGAATCATGGAAGCCGGTGAAATGCGCGGACATGAGATGCATTTTTTGAATATCAAAGAATGTTACATGAAGCTGGACGCCAAAACTCCTGAAATTCATTATCGCGGCGGAAAAATACTAAATCAGTTTGATGCTATTATTCCAAGAATCCGACCAAGCATTACTTTTTATGGCTGTGCCTTGACCCGTCAATTTGAAGCATTGAAGGTTTTCACTCTAAACTCAGCTACTGCTATCACACAATCACGTGATAAACTTTACTCTTTGCAGCTTCTTTTAAACAGCGGAATCGATATTCCAACGACCGGATTTGCAAATTCCCCACTGGACACCGACAATTTAATTAAAATGGTTGGAGGATCTCCTTTGATCGTTAAATTATTGGAAGGAACTCAGGGAAAAGGGGTTGTTTTAGCTGAAACCAAAAAAGCGGCAGAAAGTGTTATCAATGCCTTTAAGAGCTTAAACGCCAACATACTTGTTCAGGAATTCATTAAAGAAGCTAACGGAAAAGACATTCGCTGTTTTGTTATCGACGGTAAAGTGGTTGCTGCAATTCAGCGTGAAGCAATGCCGGGTGAATTCAGAGCCAATATACATTTGGGAGGAACCGCATCTGTCATCAAAGTAACTGCCGAAGAGAAAAAAATAGCCATAAAAGCCGCAAAAGCTATGGACTTAAAAGTAGCTGGTGTTGATATAATTCGTTCTTCTAAAGGACCTTTATTGCTCGAAGTAAACTCTTCTCCGGGACTTGAGGGAATTGAAGGCGCCACCAATAAAGATGTAGCAGGTGAAATGATTAAAGCGATTGAAAAGAATTTTAAACTATAA
- a CDS encoding ATP-dependent Clp protease ATP-binding subunit encodes MDDNFSPRVKDVITYSKEEALRLGHDFIGTEHLMLGILRDGNGKAIHILNNLAVDLDHLRRKVEILSPANQSVEVNAEKKNLHLTRQAERALKTTFLEAKVFQSSSISTAHLLLCILRNENDPTTKLLNKLKIDYDIAKEQYLNMTPNEEEFLENLPRNESYNDDSGQDDSLKESSFNNPANKSNKKSKTPVLDNFGRDLTEMAEEGKLDPVVGREKEIERVSQILSRRKKNNPLLIGEPGVGKSAIAEGLALRIIQKKVSRILFHKRVVTLDLASLVAGTKYRGQFEERMKAVMNELEKNDDIILFIDEIHTIVGAGGATGSLDASNMFKPALARGEIQCIGATTLDEYRQYIEKDGALERRFQKVIVEPTSVEETIAILNNVKDKYEDHHNVTYTQEAIEACVKLTNRYMSERFLPDKAIDALDEAGSRVHITNIDVPKQILDLERQLEEVREMKNMVVKKQKYEEAAKLRDDEKRIEKDLATAQEQWEEDSKNNRIQVTEDNVADVVSMMTGIPVNRIAQTESNKLAQLPELIQNKVIGQNEAVLKIARSIQRNRAGLKDPNKPIGSFIFLGQTGVGKTQLAKVLAKELFDSEDALIRIDMSEYMEKFAISRLVGAPPGYVGYEEGGQLTEKVRRKPYCVVLLDEIEKAHPDVFNMMLQVLDDGYLTDSLGRKIDFKNTIIIMTSNVGARQLKDFGQGVGFGTAAKVAQADENSKSIIENALKKTFAPEFLNRIDDVIVFNALEKADIDLIIEIELKKLYTRIAELGYILSLTDKAKAFIAEKGFDRQFGARPLKRAIQKYVEDVLAEEIITSKIHSGDEILMDLKDDSQELSVEIHKAEEPTNQ; translated from the coding sequence ATGGATGATAATTTTTCACCAAGAGTAAAAGATGTTATTACCTACAGTAAAGAGGAAGCCTTACGTTTGGGCCACGACTTTATTGGTACTGAGCATCTAATGCTGGGCATTTTAAGAGATGGAAACGGAAAAGCTATTCATATACTTAATAACCTTGCAGTCGATTTAGATCATTTACGCAGGAAAGTAGAAATACTAAGTCCGGCCAATCAAAGCGTTGAAGTAAATGCCGAAAAGAAAAACCTTCATCTTACGCGTCAGGCGGAAAGAGCCCTGAAGACCACTTTTCTGGAGGCCAAAGTATTTCAAAGCTCGTCAATTAGCACGGCGCACCTGCTTCTATGCATCTTACGAAACGAAAACGATCCAACAACCAAGCTATTGAATAAACTAAAAATAGATTATGACATAGCTAAAGAACAATATTTAAATATGACTCCAAACGAAGAAGAATTCTTAGAAAACTTGCCACGAAACGAATCATACAATGACGATTCAGGACAAGATGACAGTCTTAAAGAAAGTAGTTTTAACAATCCCGCCAATAAGTCAAATAAAAAATCCAAAACCCCGGTACTGGACAATTTTGGGAGAGATTTAACAGAAATGGCAGAGGAAGGAAAACTGGATCCGGTTGTAGGACGCGAGAAAGAAATCGAACGTGTTTCTCAAATTCTAAGCCGTAGAAAAAAGAACAACCCTCTTCTTATCGGAGAGCCTGGAGTTGGTAAATCTGCTATTGCAGAAGGTCTGGCTTTGCGTATTATTCAGAAAAAAGTTTCCCGTATACTTTTTCACAAACGTGTGGTTACTCTTGACCTTGCCAGCTTAGTAGCCGGAACAAAATACCGCGGTCAGTTTGAAGAAAGAATGAAAGCCGTTATGAACGAGTTGGAGAAAAATGACGATATCATCCTTTTCATCGACGAAATTCACACCATTGTAGGCGCAGGAGGAGCAACAGGATCACTTGATGCTTCGAACATGTTCAAACCTGCTTTGGCAAGAGGCGAAATCCAATGTATTGGAGCTACAACTCTTGACGAATACAGACAATATATTGAAAAAGACGGCGCATTGGAAAGACGTTTTCAAAAAGTAATTGTTGAACCAACTTCTGTTGAAGAAACCATTGCCATCTTAAACAATGTAAAAGACAAATACGAAGATCACCACAATGTAACTTATACCCAGGAAGCTATCGAAGCCTGTGTTAAATTAACAAACAGATACATGTCTGAGCGTTTCTTACCGGACAAAGCCATCGATGCTCTTGACGAAGCAGGGTCTCGCGTACACATCACCAACATTGATGTTCCGAAGCAAATCCTAGACTTGGAGCGTCAGCTGGAAGAAGTTCGCGAAATGAAAAACATGGTGGTTAAAAAACAGAAATACGAAGAAGCTGCCAAACTTCGCGACGATGAAAAACGCATCGAGAAAGACCTGGCTACTGCTCAGGAACAATGGGAAGAAGACTCTAAAAACAACAGAATTCAAGTTACAGAAGACAATGTAGCCGATGTTGTTTCGATGATGACCGGAATTCCTGTGAACCGAATTGCACAGACTGAAAGCAACAAATTGGCTCAGTTACCTGAATTAATTCAGAACAAAGTAATCGGACAAAACGAAGCTGTTTTAAAAATTGCACGTTCTATCCAACGCAACAGAGCCGGACTTAAAGATCCAAATAAACCAATTGGTTCGTTCATCTTCTTAGGTCAGACCGGAGTTGGTAAAACACAATTGGCAAAAGTATTGGCAAAAGAATTATTTGATTCAGAAGATGCGTTAATCCGTATCGATATGAGTGAATATATGGAGAAATTTGCAATCTCTCGTTTAGTTGGAGCGCCTCCGGGATATGTAGGATACGAAGAAGGTGGTCAACTGACTGAAAAAGTTCGCAGAAAACCTTACTGTGTAGTTCTTTTGGACGAGATCGAAAAAGCACATCCGGATGTATTCAATATGATGCTTCAGGTTTTGGATGACGGATATTTGACGGATAGCTTAGGTCGTAAAATCGACTTTAAAAACACCATCATCATCATGACTTCTAACGTTGGAGCGCGTCAATTGAAAGATTTCGGTCAAGGTGTAGGATTCGGAACTGCTGCGAAAGTGGCTCAGGCCGATGAAAACTCAAAAAGCATTATCGAAAATGCATTGAAAAAAACTTTTGCACCTGAATTCTTAAACAGAATTGATGATGTAATCGTATTCAATGCTTTAGAAAAAGCTGACATTGATTTGATTATCGAAATTGAACTTAAAAAACTATACACTCGTATTGCAGAATTAGGTTACATTCTAAGCCTTACAGACAAAGCAAAAGCCTTTATTGCAGAAAAAGGTTTCGACAGACAATTTGGTGCAAGACCTCTAAAAAGAGCGATTCAGAAATATGTCGAAGATGTATTGGCTGAAGAGATCATCACTTCAAAAATACATTCAGGTGATGAAATCTTAATGGATCTTAAAGACGATTCTCAGGAACTTTCTGTAGAAATCCATAAAGCCGAAGAGCCAACGAATCAATAG